Proteins encoded by one window of Glycine soja cultivar W05 chromosome 15, ASM419377v2, whole genome shotgun sequence:
- the LOC114386114 gene encoding protein DYAD-like: MTIEKRLLFNNDIVSVQIVEQSSCDFVAAAAAEDMRQEKRNVHVDEGRRAFEHFKVGRFHEIDHSTLSPISPVQLKSVRIVMVSDIGEHLVSLRYPSLHSLRKHFSDQSFGKPDGKKIPTLDEKYVMGMDMAIKALVRSIPTEEFAQRRNSWSFWVSSPSNENPQEYENPALIDAARSLICKQGSCWSQLKFTGMVQWGARRQVRFLGRHEEQKVESLPKMSKGKRVGVEVREGGGCEKKRKNGEEEEEMEGTKAGSLGVMMRVTRQCWKNHIQNVSSSSSGVKKSNKAKNDDPIKKQVVVYNDNKRKITINRWSAERYNLAEENMLKVMKEKEAVYGNPILRPDLRTEARKYIGDTGLLDHLLKHMAGKLAPGGAERFRRRHNAEGAMEYWLESADLVDIRKEAGVQDAYWTPPPGWKLGDRISHDYVTQRELREVMDEILKLKQEMRDLASKKGEEEALVLVTTPSFCLSSLNSDDCGSLAPTQEIYAELVSKKAKLEEQLKEISLTLSGMEEQLKMLKPTTVEEQTVPELATPPALLPGPTSVVENIGGETRKEKKSRNKNKATKSADDTQMQESNTTAAEDKAAKIKRLKSGFQICNPKGTFAWPNMGLSPQVVVSNDGNDDHTVVPTTPSVSSSSTSAPKLSISIPQTQPLPLQILHLPSSPVKPLAERRPVSTATLTHVTGPFSPSGSTPRSKITHHHY, encoded by the exons ATGACGATCGAAAAGCGA CTACTGTTTAATAATGATATTGTTTCTGTGCAGATTGTGGAGCAAAGTTCGTGTGATTtcgttgctgctgctgctgctgaagATAtg AGGCAAGAAAAAAGGAATGTCCACGTCGACGAGGGCAGAA GGGCCTTTGAACACTTTAAAGTTGGTCGATTTCATGAAATTGATCACTCCACGCTCTCACCCATTTCCCCAGTACAACTAAAATCTGTTCGCATTGTGATG gTCAGTGACATAGGGGAGCACCTGGTGTCGCTAAGGTACCCAAGCCTCCATTCCCTTCGCAAGCACTTCAGCGACCAAAGCTTTGGGAAACCAGACGGGAAGAAGATCCCAACTCTGGACGAGAAGTACGTGATGGGGATGGACATGGCCATCAAAGCCCTTGTTAGGAGCATCCCAACCGAGGAGTTTGCACAAAGGAGAAACTCTTGGAGCTTCTGGGTCTCCTCTCCCTCTAACGAAAACCCTCAAGAGTATGAGAATCCAGCTCTCATTGATGCTGCAAGGAGCCTCATTTGCAAGCAGGGTTCTTGCTGGTCTCAGCTCAAGTTCACAGGGATGGTGCAGTGGGGTGCACGCCGCCAAGTTCGGTTCTTGGGGCGTCACGAGGAGCAAAAGGTTGAATCTTTACCAAAAATGAGTAAAGGAAAAAGGGTCGGTGTTGAAGTCCGAGAAGGAGGGGGTTgtgagaagaagaggaagaacggtgaagaagaGGAGGAAATGGAGGGTACAAAGGCAGGGTCTTTGGGAGTTATGATGAGGGTGACTCGTCAATGTTGGAAAAATCATATTCAAAATGTGAGTAGTAGCAGCAGCGGGGTTAAAAAATCTAACAAAGCAAAGAATGACGACCCCATTAAGAAGCAAGTCGTGGTTTACAACGACAACAAGCGAAAAATCACGATCAACAGATGGTCTGCTGAGAG GTATAATTTGGCTGAGGAGAACATGTTGAAGGTAATGAAAGAGAAGGAAGCTGTATATGGGAACCCAATATTGAGGCCAGACTTGAGAACAGAAGCAAGAAAATATATTGGCGACACGGGTCTGCTTGATCATTTGCTGAAGCACATGGCTGGAAAATTGGCACCAGGAGGTGCTGAGAGATTCAGAAGGCGACACAATGCTGAGGGTGCAATGGAGTATTGGTTGGAAAGTGCTGATCTTGTTGATATCAGAAAGGAAGCAGGGGTACAAGACGCTTATTGGACTCCTCCCCCTGGATGGAAGCTTGGGGACCGCATTTCACATGATTATGTTACTCAGAGAGAACTCAGAGAGGTCATGGATGAAATCCTGAAGCTGAAACA AGAGATGCGAGATTTGGCATCAAAGAAGGGAGAGGAGGAGGCATTGGTCCTTGTTACTACTCCTAGCTTCTGTTTGTCTAGTTTGAATTCGGATGACTGTGGTTCCTTGGCTCCAACGCAG GAGATTTATGCAGAGTTGGTGAGTAAGAAGGCTAAACTAGAGGAACAATTGAAGGAAATTTCACTGACTTTGAGTGGCATGGAG GAGCAACTGAAAATGCTGAAACCAACAACAGTAGAAGAACAAACAGTGCCAGAATTGGCAACTCCACCAGCACTTTTACCTGGACCAACATCAGTGGTAGAAAACATTGGGGGAGAgacaagaaaggaaaagaaaagccgCAACAAGAACAAAGCAACAAAATCAGCAGATGATACACAAATGCAAGAAAGTAACACTACTGCAGCAGAGGACAAAGCAGCAAAGATAAAAAGGCTGAAAAGTGGTTTCCAAATTTGCAACCCAAAGGGTACCTTTGCGTGGCCAAACATGGGCTTGTCTCCCCAAGTTGTGGTCAGCAATGATGGTAATGATGATCACACTGTGGTCCCAACAACACCATCAGTTTCCTCTTCCTCCACCTCAGCTCCAAAACTCAGCATCTCCATACCCCAAACTCAACCTTTGCCACTGCAAATCCTGCACCTTCCTTCTTCCCCTGTGAAGCCACTTGCTGAGAGGCGCCCTGTGAGCACAGCTACTTTGACCCATGTTACTGGCCCATTCTCACCATCAGGGTCGACCCCAAGATCCAAAATCACCCACCATCACTATTAA